The genomic window CATCCAGAGATGCTGACTCAGCCAGTGGGAAACCCCATGTGTGCTGCATGTCAGCGACATTTCCCCTGGGAATGCTGGGGGGCCTTCACCACAACTCAGGGACTGAAGGACCATTTGGTCTGCACATCTCTGATGGTCGGCTTAGGGAGTGGTGAGTGGCTTGGCCATTTCCTGCAGGTCAGCTCCCAGCCAGGGAGGTGAGGGAAACCGGCAGGCCCAGCTCCATCAAAGCCTCTCAGTACCCGTCTAACCTGAGTTCGGGGCAGCCGGTTAAACCACAGTCCTGAGTGAAGCCACGGAATGGGAAATGAGAGAACAGTAAGAGAAGAAATAGACGGCGAAGCCTAGTCTGGCTGGGGAGCTGAGATGAGCCCAATGTGTCTGAAACAAGGAGGCAGAAAAGACAGATGAGAGTGCTGACAAGCATGGGCCTTCTTTGCGGGGGGGATGAAGATATCCTCATATTGGACTGTGATGACATTTGGACAATCCTGTGAATGTACATACAAACATTGAGCTGTGCACTAAATGGGTGACTTGTAGTGTGTCACACCTCGATGAggatgtctaaaaaaaaaaacaacacaacagagATGGTGTGCTTTAGTGGGTGGACAAGCGGAGGAGAGGCGGGGTCCCAGGCCTTCCCTTGTTGGCCCAGTGGGTGTGTGCCCTTGGTCACTCTCCTTTCTCGTGCCTCGGTTAGCTCCTCCGGTAGGTGAAGGACGTGCACAGATGGTCTGCAAGGTTCCTGTATCCGTTTCCAGAGTCACGAATGTGGTGACtgaaaacaacaaatttattttgtcCCCGTCCTGGAGGTCAGACGCCTGAAATCAGGGGCTGTGGTCCCTCCAGACACTCAGGGGGCAAATCCCTTCCTGGTCTTTCCACACTCAGTGGCTGTGGTTGTTCCTTGGCCTGTGGCTGCCTCTTTCGCTCTGTCTTCCCATCTCCTtctcatctgtgtgtctgtctctcccacaactccctcctcctctctcttacAAGAGCACATGTGGTGTTTGGGACCCACTCGGATGACCTCAGCGGAGTGCCTCCTCTCGAGACACTCAGCACAGTCACAGCTTCTGTGCATAAGGTAACATCCGCACGTTCCAGGGAGCTGGCACAGATCTCCCGGGGCTGGGGATCCATTCACAGTGGCTGGGCAGAACCAACCTGCCCTGCGttgtccctcttcccttccctcccattcACCCTAGCTCTTATTTAAAAGAACCTTTTAACTGTAACATTGTGACATTTGTATACCGTTCCACAGCTTGGAAGGTTATTAGGCATTTATAAGCTCATTTCAGTCCCATGGAAACCTATAATCTTGCCTTATCACTATCATCGCATCTGTGAAGAGTAgatggaggctcagagacatgACCTGACCGAGGTCACAAGCCCTGGAGAGCGAGGGCTGGGCTCCACCCTGAGTCCTCAAGCCAGGACTCATGTGGCTCCCACTGCCCTCACCTGTCTGAATCCTGATGGGGCGACAAGATGTTCTGAGGCCTAGAGGGAGGAGATGCGTCAGGAGCACGTTCAGCTCTTCCAGTTCTTCCCGTGAAGCACAAACCCtggatgttttatataaaaacaatgcaAGAAGTCTccgggaggtgggaaggagaaggcAGACTGACTGGGGACCTTGGAACCCAAGGATGGATGCATGCAGTGAGTTCCCTGAGTTTGCTTTTTGACTCCTACGTGCTAGATTGGGTGTTGGAGGAACGACCCAGAAATGCCCATGGGCATAGACAAAATAAAGTCTTGGGAAAAGCCTGCTTATTTTTCTGTAGCCAAAAAACTAGGGGGAAGGCAATCCAACAAGACATAAAACTTTTAGACAATAGTTGCCAATATTTACTCTAGCCAAACACCATGGAAAAACTTGTGGCCTCACCCCTACTTCTAAGCAAAGCCCAAgagggatcccagggtcccacccTGGCCCAGCTGGAATGAAATACCCTTCCCCATGCTCCACCCCAGGCTAGGGTAGTATCAGAGAAGACAGAGTGGGGATCCAGGACTTCCATTCCTGCCCAGAGACAATGAGCTCCCCGTCCAGAGATAGCAAAGTGTCCTTCCCTGTCTTTGCCAAAGTGTCAGAGGAGGCCACCTTGGGGGTCTGAGATACCATATCCACCCAGCAGTGAGGCTTTACCTCTCTAACCCTGGGTTCATAAAGGAGGCTAAGCAGAAAACCCAGACCTTCACCACTGCCTGGCCTTAGTGAGGTGACCCCTCCCCACAACGGGCATGATGTCAGAGGAATCCTGctaaaatagaagatataaataagATCCAGAGTCCCATAACACCTAAATGCCCAGCATACAATCAGTATCATCCATCACACCAAgaaccaggggaaaaaaaaaaaaaaagatgctaacaCCAAGATGAGCAGATGTTAGAATTACCTGACAAGGATATTAAAgaatcataaaaatgcttcaacaaGCAATTATGAAtacacttgaaacaaataaaaagtagaaaatctcAGTGAGGAAATTGATGATATAGAggagaaccaaatggaaattttagaattgcAAAATAGAATTACCAAAGTAAAACACTGGGgacagaagaaaagaatctgTGAACTCAAAGACATAATAAGTTGAACAACAGTAAGTGGGGTCAACGCAACagaccttccttctcctcttgtgTTCTGTAAATCATGTCTCTTGAAGCAAAGAGCATAACACGGCTGGAGGTAAATTTCAACATatatagaggaaatatttaataaaattgtacCGCAAGTGGAGAAGGGTGGAAGGAGCTTGATGAAGGTAGGTTTTCTGCAGCTGTCTCCAACTGGTAGGATGTGGACACCATTAGTCTTTGTAGTGACAGAGTAATTCTGTATCATGATTTCAGTGGTGGTTACAGGCAGCTGTGTGGACGATGAAAGACCACAGAACTACACGCACACGTTTGTTCCAATGTCTGTTCACTACTTTTAATTTTGTGCTATAGGTACACACGATTAGCCACTGGGATACAGGGGTTTTCTGTTATCTCTGCAACTTCCCATATGTCCACAATTATTTCAGAATGAATAGGTCATGATAAAAAGGGATTGAAGGGGCATCTTCACAAGCAACTGGGGAGCCCTTTCCAATCTAGAGGTCAGACACGAAGGGAAGTGGGGCTCAGAGGATGGAGGTCTCTGGACTAGAACCTTCAGTCCAGACCCTAGCCTCACCTTCAAGTGACATCACAAAGCCTCAGACGCCCCACCCCGCACTTGGAAGTCTTATCAATCAAGCCATCATCTGAGGACTGTATTTGTACTGGAAGCAGTTGTTCAACATCGCTGAGCAAACTTCGTTGCCCACTCAGTTGACATCCAAGGAAAATGGTGCCATGTGAGCAACAGGGTTGAATAGATGTACGACCATAGCTCCACACCCAGTTCGAGGATATAACAGAGAGCTGCCTGGTTCTCTTGGTGTGTAGCCATTGGGGCAGTCTGCGTAGACCACGTAACCCAGCTGTCTTCAAGAAACCTATGTCTTCCTCACAGCTCCCAACCTTCCTATGGGACAAGGGCACGCTCACCACCACCATATCTGATCCTGCTTACCTGGTAAAGGTTCTCTTCTTCTTTGCACTCCTGATGACGCTTGTCACTCTACTCATCCTGGTCTGGAAAGTAACCAAGGACAAAGGCAACACGTTCAGAGGGCCAGACCCAAGAAAGGAGGAAACTCTGCTGGCATGAACATGGACAGCCCCTGGTGAGGACTCCATTGAGGGGAAGACCTGGAGGCTCAGGAGGCAGGGCCATCCGGGAGCCTTCTCAGAACCGGAGCCTGAGGAAGAAGAGCTGCTCTGTCCCCCcaggtccccccaccccatgccagagcttccccccaccttcctccttcctcctccacttcaGCTGTAATTCATGCTCATCTTGCTGTTCTCTGGCTGGTCCCCGAGGCCAGGTTTGCACGTCTTCT from Lutra lutra chromosome 15, mLutLut1.2, whole genome shotgun sequence includes these protein-coding regions:
- the SMIM42 gene encoding small integral membrane protein 42; amino-acid sequence: MSSSQLPTFLWDKGTLTTTISDPAYLVKVLFFFALLMTLVTLLILVWKVTKDKGNTFRGPDPRKEETLLA